A stretch of Chionomys nivalis chromosome 2, mChiNiv1.1, whole genome shotgun sequence DNA encodes these proteins:
- the LOC130869327 gene encoding nematocyst expressed protein 3-like, with translation MPPRVGGSPGPADPYPPQAAWLGAAPTPRARQPRPGLQPLALARRATPGARKMEAAAPPGDLDPSFPRPRGPGGGALTVAAPRPSGSPARGSSCPRAPAATPPLQARRSSPSAPAARAPGLTDRPTERALAGTGRGDRAPGGADHRAPASGPGTQGGAEGRAAQERTDWRPAARARALPAAAAGPLPARAVARASRRLASSRPPPRPPSPPPQLPPPPPQRTPSDPQAPGRTQPRPASSARPREPPPGTGESENE, from the coding sequence ATGCCGCCCCGAGTGGGGGGCAGCCCAGGCCCCGCCGACCCCTACCCACCACAGGCCGCCTGGCTGGGCGCAGCCCCAACGCCGAGAGCTCGGCAGCCCCGCCCCGGGCTGCAGCCGCTCGCTCTCGCCCGGAGGGCCACGCCGGGAGCAAGGAAAATGGAGGCGGCAGCGCCTCCCGGGGACCTGGATCCTTCCTTTCCCCGACCTCGAGGGCCAGGCGGTGGAGCACTCACCGTGGCAGCCCCTCGGCCCTCCGGGAGCCCCGCGCGAGGCAGCAGCTGCCCGCGTGCCCCCGCCGCAACGCCGCCTCTCCAGGCGCGCCgctcctctccctctgctcccgCGGCGCGCGCTCCGGGACTGACTGACCGACCCACAGAGCGGGCGTTGGCAGGGACGGGGCGGGGCGACCGAGCACCCGGCGGCGCGGACCATAGAGCCCCAGCGTCTGGCCCCGGCACACAGGGCGGGGCTGAGGGTCGTGCGGCCCAAGAGCGGACCGACTGGCGCCcggccgcgcgcgcgcgcgcgctcccCGCCGCGGCCGCCGGCCCACTTCCGGCGCGGGCGGTGGCGCGCGCCTCCCGCCGCCTGGCCAGCAGCCGCCCCCCGCCCcgtcctccctccccccccccccaactccccccacccccaccccagcgcACACCGTCCGACCCGCAGGCGCCGGGCCGCACCCAGCCGCGGCCGGCCTCCAGCGCGCGTCCTCGAGAGCCGCCTCCAGGAACCGGTGAATCAGAGAATGAATGA